From Scomber scombrus chromosome 6, fScoSco1.1, whole genome shotgun sequence, the proteins below share one genomic window:
- the si:ch211-218c6.8 gene encoding apoptosis facilitator Bcl-2-like protein 14: protein MASTSASDDMEGNELLLLLDEYCCMRSEQRSDWGKIITCSSRSMGAPKQQGGQKSDWKRIFTCSSRSMGLPKQQGGRKSDWGRIEFDSACHMGIETDKVVFQSAGGTDKSSDTTRTEVAGRLVEIADSAPIPDMHVEDQDEIVQRLVTLLKSSGDNINDKIKQTPFLQQQLSSMSYDTFAKLTSSVQSLVRPEGRAAATTAAASDRRIQQQKIALAFEVTSTLSAMEIIPRRRVLSFADQYIQQHHQAWLQQHGGWTEAFENVD from the exons ATGGCGAGCACATCGGCTTCGGACGACATGGAGGGGAAcgagttgctgctgctgctcgatGAATACTGCTGCATGAGGTCAGAGCAGAGGTCCGACTGGGGAAAGATCATCACCTGCAGCAGTCGCAGCATGGGTGCACCAAAACAACAAGGAGGACAGAAGTCCGACTGGAAAAGGATCTTCACCTGCAGCAGTCGCAGCATGGGTTTACCAAAACAACAAGGAGGACGGAAGTCAGACTGGGGAAGGATTGAGTTCGACAGCGCTTGTCACATGGGCATAGAAACAGATAAAGTAGTATTCCAGTCAGCAGGTGGGACAG ATAAATCTTCAGACACGACTCGGACGGAAGTGGCAGGCCGGCTCGTGGAGATCGCTGACTCAGCGCCGATCCCCGACATGCATGTTGAAGACCAAGACG AAATCGTTCAGAGACTGGTGACGTTGCTGAAATCATCTGGAGATAACATCAATGACAAG ATCAAGCAGACCCcgttcctccagcagcagctcagctccaTGAGCTACGACACGTTTGCCAAGTTGACCTCCAGCGTGCAGAGCCTGGTCAGACCGGAGGGCCGGGCGGCGGCAACGACGGCGGCAGCATCTGATAGGAGGATCCAGCAGCAGAAGATCGCCTTGGCCTTCGAGGTGACCAGCACGCTGTCGGCCATGGAGATCATCCCAAGGAGGAGAGTGCTGAGCTTTGCAGACCAATACATCCAACAGCACCACCAGGCCTGGCTGCAGCAGCACGGAGGCTGG ACGGAAGCGTTTGAAAACGTCGACTGA